A DNA window from bacterium contains the following coding sequences:
- a CDS encoding universal stress protein, whose amino-acid sequence MFQKILCCVDFSEPSLGALVGALRIAHQDGSLLTLANVLDPSRLSPPEAAEESEYRMRRLKELVDDKIREYFPATGKEFRRQVEVVSLSGAPAAELLRFIRTDKPDLVVMATHGRSGLSHVLLGSVAERVLRHSTAPVLLVRRPSAWPPQKVLIPVDFSDAKEDSAILAAHLGAKSLELLHVLGLPDLLTLPDGRPASLIRDEQALREEAIGQLQKLRSQHASLKEASVHVSIGPAGEEICRRAGEGGFDLVLMPTEGRSGISRFLIGSVAERVARSAPCNVLTFTTAKALPVRREALSQL is encoded by the coding sequence ATGTTCCAGAAAATCTTGTGTTGCGTCGATTTTTCCGAGCCAAGCCTCGGGGCCTTGGTTGGCGCCCTGCGGATCGCCCATCAAGACGGCTCCCTGTTGACCTTGGCCAATGTCTTGGACCCGAGCCGGCTCTCGCCCCCCGAGGCCGCCGAGGAATCGGAATACCGCATGCGCCGCCTCAAGGAGCTGGTCGACGATAAAATTAGGGAATATTTCCCGGCCACCGGCAAGGAATTCCGGCGTCAAGTCGAGGTCGTGTCGTTGAGCGGGGCGCCCGCCGCCGAGCTGCTTCGCTTCATCCGCACCGACAAGCCCGATTTGGTGGTCATGGCCACCCACGGGCGCAGCGGCTTGTCTCATGTCCTGCTCGGCAGCGTCGCCGAGCGGGTGCTGCGGCATTCGACCGCTCCGGTCTTGCTGGTCCGCCGCCCTTCGGCTTGGCCGCCGCAGAAGGTCCTGATCCCGGTCGATTTTTCCGACGCCAAGGAGGATAGCGCGATACTCGCCGCCCATTTGGGAGCCAAGAGCCTGGAGCTCCTCCACGTGCTCGGGCTGCCCGATCTCCTGACGCTGCCCGACGGCCGGCCGGCGAGCTTGATCCGGGACGAGCAGGCGCTCCGCGAGGAGGCGATCGGGCAGCTGCAAAAACTTCGTTCCCAACACGCCTCCTTGAAAGAGGCTTCGGTTCACGTTTCCATCGGGCCGGCCGGCGAAGAGATCTGCCGGCGGGCCGGCGAAGGCGGCTTCGATTTGGTCCTCATGCCGACCGAGGGCCGGAGCGGGATCAGCCGTTTCTTGATCGGCAGCGTCGCCGAGCGGGTGGCGCGGTCGGCGCCGTGCAACGTGCTGACCTTCACCACCGCCAAGGCCTTGCCGGTTCGCCGCGAAGCTTTGAGCCAGCTTTGA